In Carettochelys insculpta isolate YL-2023 chromosome 3, ASM3395843v1, whole genome shotgun sequence, the genomic stretch ATCCATTTTGGCAGTTAGAGATGTGAAAGTATAGTAAAGGAATGAAGTCTCATATGACAATTACAAATAATTTGATGACAGACTTTAAGGTTGGTTACATTTTTGGATATTCATTTTGTGGTAGTTTTGAATGAAACAAAGAGGATTTTTAAGAAACtattcagatttaaaaaataacaatacTACTTTTAGGCAAATTTTCTGTTTTTGAGAGTTGCTTTGGCAGAGCCAGTTTAAGAAAGATTATCATTTGATATCATTTGCTAAGTATGTCCTCAAAAGAGAGTTTGCTGTTTTTAATGGGGAGAAACATCAATGTTGAAATAATACATTTTTGTTATTCTCTAGAACTAATCTAAAATTAAAAGAGGATGTGAAGTCAGAAAAGAAATCTGGATTTTGGGACAGTTTGGCAATAAAGCAGAGCATCCAAAGCAGGAAACCAGATCAGATAGAAGGGTGGGAACCACCACGAATTACTGCTGGAGACCCCATCAGTGATGCAGGAAATACTTTAAGTGACTATCCATCCTGGTCAGGTTGGGAAGATGAGACCAAAGGCTCCACAAAATACACAAACCTGGCCAGCTCAGGAAATAGCTCCAGGTGGAGTATCAAATCAGCTGGAAAGATGGTTAGTATTAGAAGACAAAGCAAAGGTAACCTTACTgataactgggaagaactagagTGACATTGGTAGAGCGAAATACTTTACGAATAAGAATAAAAAAGTTCCATGATTTACATGTGTATTTAAACCAAAATTAAATCTGCTCAGTATTGCACCTTTATACAATACTTTGTTTTATTCAGATTGTTGGAATTTTTTGCTCGCATTACAGTAAATTTTCTTACTACATTGTTGGATTGCTAGGTTTTTCGTACTGAAAACATGGAGAACCTATTTTGTGCCTATATTTCATATTCAGACTCTGCAGTGTGTTGGGTTGTTGGTTttaccaaataaaaaaaaagaaaaaaaaagtaattctttAGCATATGTAAAATACAGGTTATAAATTTTGACTGCCTTATGTAGGAACTTATAGGAGCCTGGGGTATTGGGTTTTCTGATTCTtgaggttttatttttgttgctatCTCTTAAAGTATCAGTGCTGATCTGCAGCTTGCCACAACAATGCTTCCATTTGGAACAGTTTTCCAGATTTTTAGTGTGACCCCATGCATCTTTGGTTTGTCCATGCAAGATTCTAAATTTTCACATAATGTGCTAGACGTAGTACATGGAATGTCAAAACACAAACTGGGTCTTCCAACATTTATACTGAATGGTTCTTGTCATTATGAAAAGTTGGCAgtatttgtaaaaaacaaatgttcatgctaaaaataaaatgtacataATTCTTAAATATCAGGAAAGTAGGTATTACAGTTGGATGTAAGGAGAATTCAGTTTTCCAGCCCTTGTCTTGCAATAAAAAGGACATATTGCTCTTCATGGAGGTGGTGAATGTCCTTGTTTTTACAAAAACTGGCCCTTATTCTCCTTCAACTTGTCTAATCTTGATTCTGTGTTTATGGTTTGTGATAAAGGGGGCCCTGTGGCATTTTCAGTGTAGCTGAGCAATTGCAAGTACCTGcgtacgcacacacacacgcgcacacacacacattttattttattttgttataagGCTCCATCTGATTAGCTACTGGTACTTTTATTTTTAGTGAAAAGAGGCAAAGCATGAAACTTTACACTAGAGTTGTGACATGTACATAAAACACTAAAAGTGCCTCTTTATAACATGCCATTATTTTTAATGATGTAATGAGCAGTATGTCCAGCATCAAATCGAAAACtaggttccattttggtttataTATTCCCTATAAATAAATACTACTTTAACACTTATCAAAACCCCCCAGATTTTAGGATTTTTCTCTCCTGGATGTTAAACTGATATTATAGTTACAAATTATATAGACCTTAACCTATGTCATTTGTAACTCTTTCTGTATTATATATTCTACAGCAATATGGCCATCATGAGGAGGAAGCTCAAATGCCCATTtcaggcaaaatcaaaatatttataataaattaaaacattttgtttatatGCAAAGCATGccttgtatgattttttttttcactaaaaGTCTCTGCCAACCAGGAAGGATGCATGCAGTTTTCTTCCAACAGTTCTGCTGTTGCCCTTGTTTCCAATGTCACATTCCCCTCCCCAACACATAGATGTATGTATGTCCTTCTGGCTTGCAGTATCTAAATGGATATTCATTTGAAGTCAGTGAAATCTCACCTATatagctctgccttcagggaaACAGTATGtccatgttttttctttttaaaatgggacTTTGAGACAcagttttaaaattatataaaagAATACCAGTGCTTGGCTGCTGTAAAACTGAATCTCTTGGTTTGTCAATTCATAAATACAAAATTAATAGGGGAGAGAGGGCTGAAGTTATGTTATTCTGTTCACAAGTTACGTATTACCATTATTTGGTCCAATTagacaaaacaataaaaaatcaCCTTAAGCAAGAAACTTCAGTCCTGGACATGAGTAGAGAAGATACTTGCTATTTTTATGTCGAGAATGCTCTGTTCTACAGTTTATGGAAAGCATTTATAGAGTAAGTGCAAAAGTGTGGCATGTTGGCACTTAGTGCTAAGCATACAGGGATTGAAGCAAATCTAGTGGGAACGGTCACTGTTCTGGGGAAGAAAGGTCAAGGATGACATTTTTTCTTACTGTGGAAGCTCCGTTTATACTGTTACTAGTAAAAGTTATGCCTTGCACATTATAATGTTAAGTGCCTGTATTTCACCTTAATGACGTATTTGTGATGCACAGCTGTACTGAgaagttattttcatttttttgtttttaaatttacaaTAAAGGATATAGTCACAAAGCTGAAACTTATAAAAGAGAGCTGTATCTAAGCGATATATGTAAATGTAAGGTCTGACTTTCTTAGCtataaaatgttctttaaaaagtgATTTCCTCAGACAGTTATAAAgacaaatattaaattaaatataatttattgTTCTGCTTAGGTAGCATTTCTATTTTGAGAACAGTGGTGTGACATTTTCTTTTCTACTGTTCATAGACTTTTTGTTAAATCTCTACCCagaaattatgatttttttttaagtttaaataCACCACGCATTTATGGACTTCTACTGTGCATAACTCCCATATGCAAAAGAGGAATAAAATATGCCCCTTAGGTTTTGCTTTGAAATTTCATTTCTGTCTATATGAATTAATTTCAAAGAGAATGACATCAAAATTGTATACTAAGATTGCACAAAATGAAATATTGTTTATATTGCTTTTTCATTGCCAATCTGCATGATTGTTGTCTTGAAATTAATAGGAGTAAAATTCTCCATAGCTGTAACTGGTCACTTAACACTAAATAAAAGTTATTTTCTGGgtatttttatttattggctTCACTTGCAAAAATAGAGTATTTTCACATCTTAATAAAGAATCAGTTTGAACTGAAATGCCTCATTCCATCATTTTTGTTCCATATTCATGCCTTGTGTATCTGATCTTATTTGCCATAAATCTATGTGATTAGTGTTTGTATGGAGCTCTCAGGGCAGGTTTGCActactctggaagattgatcagctcagggctgatcttctggggtttgatttttgtgCATCTAGTAGAGATGCCTAAACTTGACCTTTCAGGGGTCACATTTTTGTGAGacatgaggagtgagggaggtcgatgggggaAGCTCTactgttgaccttcccctgtatagacagctgAGTTAGCTGAGCGCAgctatgttgattttagctacgcaattggcatagctggaattgcgtgtgaatttcttagtctagtgtcgacatagcctcaAGTTCTTGAGTCATCTTAGTATTTATCCAAAGCAGTAATAGTAGAAACATCTAAACAAATACGTGTATATAATGATGAACTTTTAAATTCTCCTAGAAGTAGTAAATATCATAGAATTGAAGCATTTTCCCATTATTCGTGTAGTGAAATAATTTAACTGTCTTGACAAGTATACCCTTTACTGATGTTcacttttttattaataattcaGTAATTATTGTGAAAGCAAGAGCAGAATGGTATGCTATCACGTTAAACAAATGTTAATAATATGCTGTCTTTATGTTGGACATCTCAAGATGCTgattcttccttttttgtttacTAATTTTGCAGGGATTGTGCTATGTAAGCAagccctgacagatgtttgtttgggttttattgtaagttttttttgtttgttttggtggttCTTGCTGCAGTTTTTCCTAATCAGAACTAGTAGGACGTTAAAAACAATATCCTTCATCATGCCATGCTGGATAATCAACAACTGGATAACGAGTACGAAGTTGAGAAATAAAGGATCTTGAACATAGCTGACATATTACTTTAGTTTTGGACTTCTCTGTAGAGGAAGAGCAATGGAGCCTGTGGTGAAAAATCTAACAAAAGGGAGTGAAATAGTTGTATGCTTCTTAATCTCAGGTAAACTCTGACCTGGTTGCACAGAGAAGTAGAACTGTTTGTAAACTAAATTGCTAAGTCATGTCTATCTCAAATGGAAAAGGCTGTTTACTTTACAATTTGAGAAGTCAGAAATACCAATTTTTAGTGTTCACTGAAAGATACAAGAAAACAATTATATTGTCTTCCCTTTACAAGTTTATtaacatgtgccacgaagcctcttactacaggacaagcccaagagagaaaccaacagaacaccacagccatcacctacagtcctcagctaaaacctctacagcgcatcatcagggatttacaacccatcctggacaatgatcccccactttcacaggccttgggaggcagaccagtccttggccacagacaacctgccaacctgaagcaaatcctaaccagcaactatacaccgcaccacagtcactctaacccAGGGACccctccatgcaacaaacctcattgccagctctgcccacatatctacaccagcaacaccattacaggacctaaccagatcagccacaccatcatgggttcattcagctgcacatctaccaatataatttatgccatcacgtgccagcaatgcccctctgctatatacatcagacaaactggacagtctctacataaaagaataaacgcacacagatcagatatcagaaatggcaatatccaaaaacctgtagaagggcacttcaatctcccgggccacacagtagcagacttaacagtagctatcctacagcaaagaaatttcaggaccagactccaaagagaaatttctgagctacaattcatctgcaaattcaatgccctcagctctggcttaaacaaagactgcaaatggctggctaaatacagaagcagcttcccctcccttggtgttcacacctccagatcaactgctggtagtaagcctcacccttgctgactgagctaaccttgttatccccagccttgctctggcttatttaagCCTGGAcctacagatttccaagaccagcatctgatgaagtgagtctgtgctcacgaaagctcatgctcagaacttttctgttagtctataaggtgccacaggacccttcattgctgtcacagatccagactaacacagctacccctccgatacttgaagtTTATTAAAGGGTTTATTAAAGGGTTCCAGAAGTTATCTGTTTAAATGTTTGTGTTGGAGGGATAAAAATCGATGATTTatgaaaataactatttttaattcaaatatttttctttaaaaatctatttaaaagtAAATTTACAGGTAAATCTAAGCATTTacgaattttattaaaaacaattttcatttgtgtttgccacaataAGTATCCCTGTGTAATGTCAGCTTAGTCAGAGAGCGGGGAcaatgatgtcactactcagcaTGGCACTCAGAGTCAGTGGTGCAATCGCCTGTTGTATACCACCATAAATCCCCACACTCACTCTTAAGTCTgttaaattaaatgtgatttttctttgtaaatatgtgcaattaaactaagtgttgatctcatgaccttgtttagtaTTTGTTTGTTATTATatttacttatttgtggtctactttttcaacTCCATATATGacttaggggttctgcaaaattcttttgcgtTTAAaggggttccatggccaaataaaattgggaaacgctGATCTAATCTATAAAATTAGTttaaatcagtgcttttttgtctAGGACAAAATAAAAAGGTGCTGGAACGCAGcctcagctccccctcccccccgccaaatcccaaggcttaaacccctctcagccccagatcacccccaggcttaaccccttgcaaccccaaaccgccccccacctccaggtTTAACCCTTTGCAGCCCCAAgctaccccctcccacccctacgcttaacctctcagccccaaactgccccccaaccgccaggcttaaatccctctcaACCCCAAGCCACCTCCAAGCTTAAGCCCCTcgtagccccaaactgcccccctcccaccccaggcgtTACACCTCTCAGTTCCAAACCGCCCCCTCCTACCCCTAGGCTTAACTCCTCACAGatccaaactgcccccccccatcgcCAGGATTTACCTACCTCAGATGACAGCGCTGCATGCTGCCCACCTCCCCTGGCTCCCGAGGTATGAGGAGCTCGTGCCAACCTCACCCCCCACAGTGCTGGCAGATGGTGTGGTGCAGTCCAGGCAGCGGCAGTGCTAGCGCCAGGTGCTGCAGGTTGGCGCTTCCaagctggtggcagtggtggcagcaacagcaggggatggggaagcaAACAGCTGGCAGAAGAGCAGCCACCTCTCTTCCCCCTTTGGCTGCAGCTCTCAGCCATGGCTGGAGTGGAGCTGCCCACTCTccccctggctgccaccactgagcaCAGCACCCAGATCAGGCTGCAGCAACCAAGCAGTGCCagctgggtgggaaggagcagggaagcAGCCGGAGGCATCTGAGCCTTCTCAAGACCCAACCATGCCCAGCTCCTAGAGTTTTGAAAAGTTCTTACAATGTAAGGAACCTGTGCCACAGTCAGATGGGCATGATTCCTGCATAAAATGGTTGGGTGATGCACATGTTCTGAACCAACTTCCCAcatctccacatgttctcaccctGCATTCATGTTGTTATCATTCAACAACCGGGTCATACTgatatccactccatatgactccaacaccgcccaggtCATTTtctcatctatactgtcaaatgccttctgaatcgATGAATCAATTGTGGATGTTCTTGTTTTTTGTAGAGCTTTCTGTGCTaacaatcttagtgccaatatctgctctatggtacttctatctttcctgaatcccacttgctcatctgtgAGATGTTTTTctgtctgcaatctcagtctctttgtcagtatcatcatcagcaccttgcctaggtgacttgtgacttgggcggtgttggagtcgtactgattggatagcagactgatatggttattgaaggatatcaatgacaatgtggaggcagtggtgagaacatgtgtaTATTTGgtaagttggtttagaacaaataGAGGTACTAGAAAAAGAGATCTGATACCGCCAGGTATCTTCATTaggcatctagagagagcaatggacagtatcatggaagaggggaaaagggatatctgtgcatgggatgagaatcaaaacttgaggtttgcggatgatatagttatcattgaagaagatgaagagaaccTAGTGAGAACAGTGCTGGTGCTAaataaggaagggaagcagtacagacagattatgaacattgataaaacaaagagaatggtatttggagataaagaaataggaaggaagatcagtgtagctGGGATTGcgctagagaacatagagaagtttgtgtatctggggagcaacataacatatgatcaacaagaagccttgtgttaccttgtagactaaccgatattttggagcataagctttcgtgggcaaagaccttcttcatcagatgcaatgggtctttgcccacgaaagcttatgttccaaaatatcagttagtctctaaggtgccccaggacttgttgtttttgaagattcagactaattcagctacccctctgataacatatgatctagactgcaagaagaaaatagcaactagaatagtgaaagcaagagtgagtttgaaggcaatgcaTAAGGCCTGGAAAAGCAAAcggattagcttaggaatgaatctgagcatcttgaaaatgtttgtattcagtagcatgttgtacggatgtgagatgagtgataatgaaagattcaaagaaaagaatattggcattcaagaagcattgttatagaaagatcctcagaataggatgaatgcagaaggtcaccaatgaggaattatataggaatatACAGCCAAAATTAGAACCTACTGCAGatggttatacaatggaagttacagctatttgggcacatctgcagaatgaaccatgaatgaaaaatcaagacactggtaTTTGGTGTAATGgaaggttcgaataggagaggcagaccccaaagagaatggatagatgatatagtagattggtgcggagctagtctacagaaactaagccactgtgcactggacagggaaagatggaaggaaatagtaagggaggcatcagacacaatGAGTGCTGAGCCCCTgttttttgatgatgatgatgatgatgatgataatacgCACATGCCCCCGTCCCCCATGTGATCATTGCAGGAGCCTCATGGCCAGGGACACGAAGGATCGTGAAAtgcacatattttggagcataagcttttttgggcaaagacctgcttcatcagatgcatgagtgaggggggagGGTTcaaagaggtatttaaagagtggagtcccagtaaaaaggagcgtcagagctgacaaggtctattcaatcaagttggaaatggcccattatcaaaagaggaaaaaacaagtcagatcagacggtgGGGAtggtccattgtcagagtctaatctggagctgttaacacccagTGGCtataaggggccagccactcccagtctctctctaatccttggttgatggagtcacatttgctaataaattgcagctcagagatttctcattccatttgatttttgaaatttctttgttttaggactgctacttttaaatctgttagtgagtgtccagggagattgaagtgctctcccacaggcttctgtacattaccgttcctgatgtctgatttatgtccatttattcttttatgtagagactgtccagtttggccaatgtaaattgcagtggggcattgctggcacatgatggcatatatgatattagtagatgtgcagataaagaAACCattgatggtatggttgatgttgagtcctgtgatggtatcactggtgtagatataggAGTGGAGTTGGCAGTGAAGTTTGCTGCGAGGATTGGTTCCAGCtttagagttactgtgctgtGATCTATAGTTTTACAgatactgggagtggctggccccttacaaagcagcttctctgccctgggtgttaacagctccaggttagactctgacaatggaccattccaccctgtctgatctgacttgttttttcctcttttgatacatactactgacaatgggccatttccaacttgattgaatagaccttgtcagctctggccctcccttttactgggaccccactctttaaatatccctctgacccctcgccccactcatgcatctgatgaagtggatctttgcccatgaaagcttatgctccaaaatgtctgttagtctataagatgctacaggacttcttgttctcaaagatacggactaacacggctacctctctgataggaGAAATGCAGTTCCTCATGATCATGTTTGAAAGGGCACAGCAGCCGTCAGACCAGCCTGAACTAACAGTGAAACAAAGACACCTAAAGCCCAGGTCTCCATCACTATTGCCTCAGAAGCAGTGCAGGGCAACAGCCTCACCTGCGAGATTGCTGTCTACAATGCCCTCCGCCAGGCTGACCGCTGTGGACATGTTACATGCACTAGAAAGCCAACATCAAAACCCTTACCAGGCACCGCTATTGCTACAACCCCCAAAAACTTGGGGTTGGCACGCTTGTCAGTGGCACCAGAGGGGCCGTGCTGGCAGACCATGGCACCATTTGTGCTGGGCAGCATCTCCGCTGGATGCGTGAGGCTCTGGGTAGAATGCAG encodes the following:
- the TDRP gene encoding testis development-related protein, with the protein product MWKLSKSSKVLLDDSPEEEETRLRDPPPQPAASAAAAQNKDQFLHDEVTSSVSQLATKVQSAGFRGWKEVTSMFNKDDEQQLLAGCKSPKSKGTNLKLKEDVKSEKKSGFWDSLAIKQSIQSRKPDQIEGWEPPRITAGDPISDAGNTLSDYPSWSGWEDETKGSTKYTNLASSGNSSRWSIKSAGKMVSIRRQSKGNLTDNWEELE